In Juglans microcarpa x Juglans regia isolate MS1-56 chromosome 8D, Jm3101_v1.0, whole genome shotgun sequence, the following are encoded in one genomic region:
- the LOC121242200 gene encoding uncharacterized protein LOC121242200, which translates to MAWLCSGDFNEILHQKEKMGGASRPYKQIEEFRQAVDFCGLNDIHSQGLSFTWSNNRFGREFTKETIDKALGNKEWNDLFNHGSCTALAAVKSDHSPLLIETCRTNQKRRRRRVCFRYEMAWELKEDYQKVISEAWKRDNRSGCEASVLRKKLDACQQELLVWKQKTKKQQDMTITQGLQSIGHLQETGSGSHLASMKQAQEDVVSSMTEYDLKWHQRAKQHWLKHGDRNTHYVHMQASQRRKTNTIKRVEASQGMIVTEQAEIGGVFIGYFSSLFASTQPSNSENYLFALGTKLDSEMQAWLMIPFNKENITKAIFQMNPLGSPGPDEFPVQFYQKHWEVWVSRGLRQGHPLSSYLFILCAEALTALLNQAEACGGLTLVPIGRGPVSVNHLFFADDSLLFCKAKAEELRYVLNILDIYEKASGQVINKDKSSIFFSRNTGHAVQQQILELAGVKSSGTFERYLGLPTLVGRAKVASFHSLIDRTWSRVTNWKNKFLSATGKKVLLKAVLQAIPTYAMGMFMIPLSITSKLNQLLRKFWWGFNEDSSKIQWANWKQLSYSKDMGGLGFRDLRSFNLALLSKQGWRILQNPNSLVGRVLKQKYFSKVGFLEAKVGTGPSFAWRGIHASLRLLKEGLIWRVGNGQQVNIWLDKWLPFSPPYKIQSIRDVDCWCEKGQGVKKVQKLSFQRDLIFDIWSRLVEILSLEELEEVAATMRGIWTRRNNTIHGKEFKHPNALHQLAKAELVSYREALTEDLGVKLTDHVRTPRWSKPDVGSYKVNWDAAVNQKEGKIGIGVLIRDHHGYFIGGLQAHRSLKGTRFDAEAYGMLLAAVFYKEVGITHLCLEGDSKKVVDLLKHYTKNWSLGGCLVEDAREILNSYACWSVAHTY; encoded by the exons ATGGCCTGGCTTTGCTCtggagatttcaatgagatCCTTCACCAAAAGGAGAAAATGGGAGGAGCAAGCAGACCCTATAAACAAATTGAGGAATTTAGGCAAGCAGTAGACTTCTGTGGCCTTAATGACATCCACTCTCAGGGGTTAAGTTTTACATGGTCCAACAACAGGTTTGGAAGGGAATTCACAAAGGAAACGATAGATAAAGCTCTTGGAAATAAGGAATGGAATGACCTCTTCAATCATGGCTCGTGCACTGCCCTTGCAGCAGTTAAATCTGACCATTCTCCTCTTCTCATTGAAACATGCAGAACAAAtcaaaagagaaggagaagaagagtgTGTTTCAGATATGAGATGGCATGGGAGCTAAAGGAAGACTACCAAAAAGTGATTAGTGAGGCATGGAAGAGGGACAATAGATCAGGCTGTGAGGCTAGTGTTCTGAGGAAAAAACTAGATGCCTGCCAACAGGAGTTGCTGGTTTggaagcaaaaaacaaaaaagcagcAGGACATGACCATCACACAGGGGCTACAAAGCATTGGTCACCTCCAAGAAACTGGCTCAGGCAGTCATTTAGCTTCCATGAAACAGGCTCAGGAGGATGTGGTGTCTTCTATGACAGAATATGATCTAAAGTGGCACCAAAGGGCAAAGCAACACTGGCTCAAGCATGGAGATAGGAACACCCACTATGTTCATATGCAGGCAAGTCAAAGAAGAAAGACCAATACTATCAAAAGGGTCGAAGCCTCACAAGGAATGATTGTAACTGAGCAGGCAGAGATTGGAGGTGTATTCATAGGTTACTTCTCTTCACTATTTGCTTCCACACAACCTTCTAATTCTGAAAACTATCTGTTTGCTCTGGGAACAAAACTAGATTCGGAGATGCAGGCTTGGTTAATGATCCCcttcaacaaagaaaatataacaaaggCTATTTTTCAGATGAACCCACTAGGGTCACCTGGCCCTGATGAATTCCCAGTTCAGTTTTATCAAAAACACTGGGAGGTGTGGGTGAGCAG GGGGCTTAGGCAAGGGCACCCTTTGTCCTCTTACCTCTTCATTTTATGTGCAGAAGCTCTCACTGCCCTTTTAAACCAAGCTGAAGCCTGTGGTGGTTTGACTCTAGTCCCTATTGGAAGAGGTCCAGTATCAGTGAACCATcttttttttgcagatgatagtctGCTTTTCTGCAAAGCTAAAGCTGAGGAACTCAGATATGTGCTCAACATACTTGACATATATGAGAAGGCCTCGGGACAGGTGATAAACAAAGACaagtcttctattttctttagtAGAAACACTGGCCATGCAGTTCAACAACAAATTTTGGAGCTTGCAGGGGTTAAATCTTCTGGCACTTTTGAAAGATACTTGGGACTTCCTACATTGGTAGGCAGAGCAAAGGTGGCATCATTTCATTCTCTTATTGATAGGACATGGAGTCGAGTAACAAACTGGAAAAACAAATTTCTCTCTGCAACAGGGAAGAAAGTTCTCCTCAAAGCAGTCCTTCAAGCCATACCCACCTATGCCATGGGTATGTTTATGATACCACTCTCCATCACTAGCAAGCTAAATCAATTACTCAGGAAATTCTGGTGGGGCTTCAATGAAGATAGTTCCAAAATTCAATGGGCCAATTGGAAACAACTCAGCTATAGCAAAGACATGGGAGGGCTTGGTTTTCGAGACTTGAGGAGCTTTAATCTAGCCTTACTTTCCAAGCAAGGTTGGAGAATTTTACAAAACCCAAACTCCCTGGTGGGCAGGGTTCTAAAACAAAAGTACTTCAGTAAGGTGGGGTTTTTAGAAGCCAAAGTGGGGACAGGGCCATCTTTTGCCTGGAGAGGTATCCATGCAAGTCTAAGGCTGTTAAAGGAAGGTCTCATATGGAGGGTGGGGAATGGCCAACAAGTCAATATATGGTTAGATAAATGGCTACCTTTCTCCCCTCCCTATAAGATTCAATCCATCCGAGATGTGGATTGTTGGTGTGAAAAG GGTCAGGGAGTGAAAAAGGTGCAAAAGCTATCCTTTCAACGTGATTTGATCTTTGATATCTGGTCAAGACTCGTAGAGATACTCAGTTTAGAGGAACTCGAAGAAGTGGCAGCTACTATGAGGGGCATATGGACTAGAAGGAATAACACTATTCATGGTAAAGAATTCAAACACCCAAATGCTCTTCACCAACTGGCCAAGGCAGAACTAGTATCCTATAGGGAAGCTCTAACAGAGGATCTAGGTGTCAAGCTCACAGACCATGTAAGGACTCCAAGGTGGTCAAAGCCTGATGTGGGATCATATAAGGTCAACTGGGATGCGGCTGTAAACCAGAAGGAAGGGAAAATTGGAATTGGTGTTCTTATCAGAGATCACCATGGTTACTTTATTGGAGGTTTACAGGCACACAGATCCCTCAAAGGAACCCGTTTTGATGCTGAAGCCTATGGTATGCTCTTAGCAGCTGTTTTTTACAAAGAGGTTGGCATAACACACCTTTGTCTGGAGGGTGATTCAAAgaaagtggtggatttattgaaACATTACACAAAGAATTGGAGCTTGGGTGGTTGCCTGGTAGAAGATGCAAGGGAGATTCTGAATTCCTATGCTTGTTGGTCAGTGGCTCATACATACTGA